The following proteins are co-located in the Triticum aestivum cultivar Chinese Spring chromosome 1A, IWGSC CS RefSeq v2.1, whole genome shotgun sequence genome:
- the LOC123103037 gene encoding glutathione S-transferase 4, producing MGGAVKVYGVAASPFVATVLLCLEEVGADYELLPLDMAAREQRTEPYLSRNPFGKIPALEDGELTIFESRAISRYVLRKYGGTGATDLLRASSLEESAMVDVWMEVEAHQYQPAIANIVRQCVILPFIGGARDQAVVDEYVGKLEKVLDVYEARLSSSPYLAGDFFSLADLVHFGFAYCLVAGTEYATLLESRASVMAWWGRIMTRPAVRKVAPLIHLGLKLSSPA from the exons atgggcgGTGCCGTGAAGGTGTACGGGGTGGCGGCGTCTCCGTTCGTCGCGACGGTGCTGCTGTGCCTGGAGGAGGTCGGCGCCGACTACGAgctcctccccctcgacatggcTGCGCGGGAGCAGAGGACCGAGCCCTACCTCTCTCGGAAC CCTTTCGGCAAGATCCCGGCGTTGGAGGACGGGGAGCTGACTATATTCG AATCGCGCGCGATTTCTCGGTACGTGCTCCGCAAGTACGGAGGCACCGGCGCCACCGATCTCCTACGGGCATCCAGCCTCGAGGAATCGGCCATGGTGGACGTGTGGATGGAGGTGGAGGCCCACCAGTACCAGCCGGCCATAGCCAACATCGTCCGGCAGTGCGTCATCCTGCCGTTCATCGGCGGCGCGCGAGACCAGGCCGTCGTCGACGAGTACGTCGGGAAGCTGGAGAAGGTCCTCGACGTGTACGAGGCGCGGCTGTCCAGCTCGCCGTACCTCGCCGGGGACTTCTTCAGCCTCGCCGACCTCGTCCACTTCGGCTTCGCCTACTGCCTCGTGGCCGGCACCGAGTACGCGACGCTGCTGGAATCGCGCGCGAGCGTCATGGCGTGGTGGGGGCGGATCATGACCAGGCCGGCGGTGAGGAAGGTGGCGCCGCTAATCCACCTCGGACTGAAGCTATCTTCGCCAGCATAA